The following DNA comes from Marinilabiliales bacterium.
CGATTATGAGATCGGCGACCTTATGATACTGAACGATCATATTAACCTGCAGCCCAATCCGCTGATAGGCAAGAATGAAGAGGATTTTGGCCCGCGCTTTCCTGACATGAGCGAGCCTTATGACCACGAGATGATCACAAAGGCGCTGTCGATTGCGCGCCGTCACAATATAAGGGCCCACCAGGGCTGCTATGTTGGCGTTACCGGCCCCACACTCGAAACGCCCAAAGAGTACCAGTACTTCAGGATTATCGGAGGTGATACCGTTGGGATGTCAACCGTTCCTGAGATCATCGTTGCCCGGCAGATGGGGTTGCCATGTTTCGCCATCTCGATCATAACTGACCTGGGTGTTCCCGGACGCATTGTAAAGGTGACGCATGAGGATGTGCAGGAGGCTGCTGAGATTGCTGAACCCAAGATGACACTTATAATGAAGGATCTGCTGCAGAGGTTGCAGTGCTGAGAATGTGGGGGCTGAAGTTGGTGTTCCTGCCGGCTTGCCCGCCCTGCCGGTATTCCTGTCGGCTTGCCCGCCCTGCCCGTAGAACATTCGCTGTCCGGTGCCACTTCGTGGGCGGCCCGGGACCGGACTGGTACCGGGGGTTATTCCCTGAACCTGCCTGCAAGGACAACTGTTTGCCTGTGGCTGCCAGTATCACCGTCGGGGTGAAACAGTTCCATATATATAAGGTATATGCCCAGCTTTGAAAGCATGTTGGCATCGTTGCGTCCATCCCATGAATATGTGCCCGATGAGCCAAGTATGTGATTGTTCGCCAGCCGCCTGATCCTTCTTCCCCGTGAGTCGAAAATAGTGATGTTGGCGGTATAGCCGGGCTTGTCAAGCTCGTAATGGATGTTTACCACATCGTTGTATCCGCTGTTGTCGGGACTGAAAATGTCTGGATCGACCGAAAGCCTTCCCGGGTTTCTTTTTTGGTTGTCAGAGAACTGGGAGTTTCTGTAACCAGGGGTGGCATATCCTGAACTTCTGCTTGCGCTGAGCCAGTTTGTGGGGTCTGATGAGGGCCTGCTGCAGCTTATCCGTTCAAGGGAAACGCCTTTATCATCTGCCAGTGCAGGTGAGTGCATCGAGGCTGAGTAGGCCATCTCGTCAATAATATTGAAATTGAGATCTGTTATGGCCAGGCGTCCGCCGGCATTGTTCATGGGCGGCAAACGTTCCACCATGATGAATTTATCAGGGCCGGCGGCAAGGTAATGCATTTTTACATTTTCAGGATCGGTCGTGAGCACGGCAAACTCGCCGGCGAAGAGCAGGTATCCCCCTGGCGCTGCCACCCTGGCTGTGCCGGGTTTCCCGTTCACGATGTCGGTAATGAGGATGTGCCGGAGGTCGAAAGTCCTGGCGGAGCGGTTATAGAGCTCAATGAACCTTGCTCCTCCCGGCAATGGGTTGAAAAGAACCTCGTTAATGATGATGTCTCCGGGGCCCGGCGCTTCGGCAACCATGAATCTTGCTGTCCGGTTCCCGTCGCCTGTAAAATTCCCTGCACAGTCATACAGTTCGGCCGAGATTTCAACATAATAATCTTTCCCTGGCCCGAAGTCATGATTGAAGAAAAGGTCGGTTTCCATGAACAGGGGGGCTGACGGGATCACAGCAAGCGGCCTCCCGGCACCTTCAATATTGTAGGAGTAGGGAGACCAGCCCGAAGACGGGTGCATCGGTTCGCTGAAATGAAGTCTTATGCTGCCGCTGGTGCTGACTGTTGCGCGGAGCAGGGCGGGCGGAACAGTGTCGGGGTTGCTTTTCAGCACCGAATTGGGCCTTCCGGGGGTGCCTCCTGAGATGGACTGTGATGCAGTCCAGTTGGCCGCCCCGCCGCAGGGGTTGAACGGGTCTTTCTGCTCGAGCGACCAGCCGCCGGCGGACTTGAAGGAGCTCCCGTACCACGTATCTGAATAATTGACGGCAGATATGACCATCCCGGTTTCATTTCTCAGAACAACTGTCTGGCCACCCATTGCAAGTACCGGGAAACCCGGGATAGCAACAACATCACCATATTTTTCAAGAAGCTCTTCGTTTTTTTCATGGGTGAGAAGCAGGAAGCCGCCCGGCAGAATGGTTATGTCAGGCAGTGACCTGTATCTGTTGCCCACATGCACGGTCCACCCTTTCAGGTTAAGTGATTTGGCCGACCGGTTGAAAAGTTCTATATATTCTGCATCGGGCAGGTAACGGACCGGTGCAGGCCTGACCATGAGCTCATTTATTACCACGTCGAAGGGTTCGGCATTTACCGTTGATTTGATTGGCTGCCCGCCCAGGGGCAGGATGCCTGAGGCTGCCGCAGATGATTCCATCTGCTGTCCTCCCAGCGGCAGGAAGCCTGAGGCTGCCGCAGATGATTCCATCTGCTGTCCTCCCAGGGGCAGGATGCCTGAGGCTGCCGCAGATGATTCCATCTGCTGTCCTCCCAGCGGCAGGAAGCCTGAGGCTGCCGCAGATGATTCCATCTGCTGTCCTCCCAGGGGCAGGATGCCTGAGGCTGCCGCAGATGATTCCATCTGCTGTCCTCCCAGCGGCAGGAAGCCTGAGGCTGCAACTGAGGCCAGGAACGCAATAGTATATGCGCGCATTTTCATTTTCAATCCTGTTTGTCAGTTCTTTATATAAGTTAGCGAAAAACAGGATAAAATCAAAATATCAGGATGATTATTCTTAAAGTGGTTAAATACCCCGGACCTCCGGATCGGAAACAACAAATACCTTGTAATGCTTCGGGGCCCTGTTCCAGGGTAGTTTATTAATTAACAAAATGAATTAAAATACTACAAAATGTTAAAAAGTGTTGAATTGTTCTCTTCTTATAGCAAATCTGATTGCCGACCTGCACTTTTTCAGACGGAAGGATTATTTTTGCAAACTGTTGATTAATTTATTGCCCCGGTCAGCAAGCCGGTGCAAAAAGATGTTACATTTAAAAACAATGTTATGAGAGTTGCTGTTGCCGGCGCTACCGGACTGGTTGGCGGTGTTATGCTGAAAGTGCTTGAGGAGAGGAAATTCCCCCTCCAGATGCTGATCCCTGTTGCGTCTGAAAGATCCGCAGGAAAGAAGATCAGGTATGCAGGCCAGGATATAGTAGTGATAACTCTCGAAGAGGCCCTTTCACTTAAACCGGATATTGCGCTTTTTTCAGCGGGCGGGGAAACTTCCCTGCAGTGGGCCCGGAAGTTTACTGAAGCCGGAACGGTGGTGATTGACAACAGTTCGGCATGGAGGATGGACCCCTCGGTACCACTGGTAGTGCCCGAGGTTAACGGGGAGGTGATTGCCGGGGGCGACATGCTTATAGCAAACCCGAACTGTTCGACCATACAGATGGTTATGGCCCTGGCACCCCTTCACAGGGAATACGGCCTGCAGAGAATAGTCGTATCAACATACCAGAGTGTTACCGGTACAGGTATAAAGGCTGTCATGCAGCTTGAGAATGAAAGGAAAGGTATTGAAGGTGATATGGCCTACAGTCACCCGATCGACCGGAACTGCATACCACAATGCGATGTGTTCCTGCCTAACGGTTACACGAAAGAAGAGATGAAGCTGGTCAATGAAACCAGGAAAATATTCGGAGACGAAAGCATTGCCGTGACTGCAACAGCGGTAAGGGTTCCGGTTGTCGGCGGCCACTCCGAGTCGGTTACCGTTCAGTTCAAAAAGGATTTCGACACTGACCGGGTGAGGGCACTGCTTGACAGTGAGCCCGGTGTTGTGGTGATAGACGACCCGTCAGCAGGCAAATACCCGATGCCATTAATGAGCAGTGACAGGGATGAGGTCTTTGTTGGCAGGATCAGGAGGGACGAGTCGGCCGAGAGGTCCCTCAACATGTGGATAGTTGCCGATAACCTGAGAAAAGGTGCGGCCACTAATACTATCCAGATAGCTGAGTATATGCTGAGGAAGGGTCTTCTTTAAATAGCGTGGCGGTTAACCGGGGTAAAGAAAATCGTTGTAGGGGTACCTTTTCTCGTGCAGCTCCCTAACCTTACCGTAAATCAATTCCCTGAAGCCGTCAATGTTAACCTTGTCCTTTGCGGAGATAAAAATGCAGGGATCATTGTTCCTGGCCATCCATGTAAGCTTCAGCTCATCAAGGCTGATGTTTTCCCTGGCTGGCGGCGTCAGGTCATCCTCATCCCTGGCGATGTGGTTGTAGCGGTCAATTTTATTAAAGACAAGGTAAACCGGTTTATCATTCACGTTCATCTCGTGAAGGGTCTGGTTCACGATATTGATCTGCTCCTCAAATCCGGGGTGTGATATGTCAACCACATGCAGCAGTATATCAGATTCCCTCACCTCATCGAGCGTCGACTTGAAGGACTCGACGAGCTGGTGTGGCAGTTTCCTGATAAAGCCAACTGTATCTGAAAGAAGGAAGGGGAGGTTCCCGATCACCACTTTCCTTACGGTTGTGTCGAGTGTGGCAAACAGTTTGTCCTCGGCAAAAACGTCAGATTTGCTCAGGAGGTTCATGATGGTTGACTTTCCCACGTTGGTATAGCCCACGAGCGAAACTCTCACCAGTTTTCCCCTGTTCTTCCTTTGTGTTGCTTTCTGTTTGTCTATCTTCTCAAGCCTCTCCTGGAGTTTTGCAATTTTATCCCTTACTATCCTGCGGTCAGTCTCAATCTCTGTTTCACCAGGCCCGCGCAGTCCGATACCACCTCTCTGTCTCTCAAGGTGCGTCCACAGCCCAGCTAGTCTGGGCAAAAGATACTGGTATTGTGCCAGTTCCACCTGGGTTCGTGCATGCGCTGTTTTGGCGCGCCTGGCAAAAATATCCAGTATGAGATTGGTCCGGTCAATTACCCGGCATCCCAGTATCTTTTCAATGTTTCTGAACTGGGACGCTGACAGCTCATCATCGAATATTGCCATATCGACCTTGTGCTGCTTTACAAAATTCTGGATCTCGGAGAGCTTGCCCGATCCGATGTAGGTGCCCGGGTTTGGTGTCTCAACACGCTGAAAAAACCTTTCAACAGGCACAGCGCCCGCAGTCTCTGCAAGGAATGCAAGTTCGTTGAGGTATTCCTCAACCTCTGCATTGGTCTGGTGCTGGTTTATAACACCTATCAGTACAGCTTTTTGTTCTTTAACTTCGGTTGTAACGTTTTCTATCATTAAGAATATCTGTTATAATCTGTGTCGGTTTACCTGCCGGATTGCCCGGCTGTTAAAGCCAAAAAGACCCTGATGTCACATCAGGGTCTTTTGTTATCTTTTATAATATTTCCCGGCTTATTGCAGAACAAAGTTGATCGGGAAAGTAAATGCTACTCGTACGGGTTCTCCTCGCTGCCTTCCAGGGGTCCAGCGCGGTGATGACATTACCACCCTTACTGCTTCCCTGTCAAGCGACGGGTCCACGCCCCTCACGACTGTTGCATCCGATACATTGCCGTCGGCGTTAACCACAAATTGCACGAACACCCTTCCCTGAATACCGTTCTCCGCAGCGATCTGTGGATAACGGAGGTTTTCGGCAATGTATTTGCGGAATCCATCCTGGCCTCCACCCTGGAAATCGGGCATATCTTCAACTATGAAGAATATCTCCTGCTCTTCGGCTTCGTCCTCTTCGTCAAACACCATCCCGGTGAAGTCTATCCGGGTATCGGCCCTGGCCTCAACATCGTCAATGAACAATTCATCATCGATATCAACATCATCCTCAACAATATTTAGGACCTCGGTCACCTGTGGCGGCGGTGGCGGCGGTGGCGGCTGTATCTCCTCGGGTCGTGTTATGGGGATGATCTCCTCCTCCATGATGACATCGGAAAGTTCGCCAAGAGATCCTGTGGTTACCTCCCGGGTTGTCCATTCAAATGCAATCAGCAGCAGAGCCAGAACTGTTACCAGTCCTATCT
Coding sequences within:
- a CDS encoding purine-nucleoside phosphorylase — translated: MLEKINETISFVKDKAPYEPEIGIILGTGLGGLVHEIDMLHKLDYEDIPHFPVSTVEGHKGRLIFGMLAGKKVVAMQGRFHYYEGYTMEEVTYPVRVLKYLGIKTLMVSNASGGVNPDYEIGDLMILNDHINLQPNPLIGKNEEDFGPRFPDMSEPYDHEMITKALSIARRHNIRAHQGCYVGVTGPTLETPKEYQYFRIIGGDTVGMSTVPEIIVARQMGLPCFAISIITDLGVPGRIVKVTHEDVQEAAEIAEPKMTLIMKDLLQRLQC
- a CDS encoding aspartate-semialdehyde dehydrogenase, giving the protein MRVAVAGATGLVGGVMLKVLEERKFPLQMLIPVASERSAGKKIRYAGQDIVVITLEEALSLKPDIALFSAGGETSLQWARKFTEAGTVVIDNSSAWRMDPSVPLVVPEVNGEVIAGGDMLIANPNCSTIQMVMALAPLHREYGLQRIVVSTYQSVTGTGIKAVMQLENERKGIEGDMAYSHPIDRNCIPQCDVFLPNGYTKEEMKLVNETRKIFGDESIAVTATAVRVPVVGGHSESVTVQFKKDFDTDRVRALLDSEPGVVVIDDPSAGKYPMPLMSSDRDEVFVGRIRRDESAERSLNMWIVADNLRKGAATNTIQIAEYMLRKGLL
- the hflX gene encoding GTPase HflX; the encoded protein is MIENVTTEVKEQKAVLIGVINQHQTNAEVEEYLNELAFLAETAGAVPVERFFQRVETPNPGTYIGSGKLSEIQNFVKQHKVDMAIFDDELSASQFRNIEKILGCRVIDRTNLILDIFARRAKTAHARTQVELAQYQYLLPRLAGLWTHLERQRGGIGLRGPGETEIETDRRIVRDKIAKLQERLEKIDKQKATQRKNRGKLVRVSLVGYTNVGKSTIMNLLSKSDVFAEDKLFATLDTTVRKVVIGNLPFLLSDTVGFIRKLPHQLVESFKSTLDEVRESDILLHVVDISHPGFEEQINIVNQTLHEMNVNDKPVYLVFNKIDRYNHIARDEDDLTPPARENISLDELKLTWMARNNDPCIFISAKDKVNIDGFRELIYGKVRELHEKRYPYNDFLYPG
- a CDS encoding energy transducer TonB encodes the protein MELKKSDKANLEKKKGLFLQIGLVTVLALLLIAFEWTTREVTTGSLGELSDVIMEEEIIPITRPEEIQPPPPPPPPQVTEVLNIVEDDVDIDDELFIDDVEARADTRIDFTGMVFDEEDEAEEQEIFFIVEDMPDFQGGGQDGFRKYIAENLRYPQIAAENGIQGRVFVQFVVNADGNVSDATVVRGVDPSLDREAVRVVMSSPRWTPGRQRGEPVRVAFTFPINFVLQ